The DNA segment TAACCACCTACTTGAGAAACCGCAAACAACCGCTCTAAACCGCCATGGGAGCGGTTAATTTTTGGAGTTTAAACGGCTGAGATTTCACCTCAGCATGATCCGACGGTGGATATCGATTTAGAAAGcggttagacttaatgggttccatatatatatatataataatgcaccgcctaacttaggcgccaaaaagacatcctataaaatgatacgtctcaacaacttccatttaatcaaaccaaaaaacaaacgccaatactactaaataccactcactataaaacacaaaaaaaaaaaaaaaaaaaatcaaagctGGCTAATAtactttcttggatattcagtgttgttcttcgtgaagtttcactgaatgaattgttagcaGAGGCGAGTAACTCaataagattttgctgcatgagatggacaaaaattcaagaaaaagatactgatggtagtcatatggcattttgtatttttggttcttgaagaaggcttggatgaggagaagagatcaataaCACTGAAGAGTtggatgattataaagatgaagatcaagatcaagacgaagaaaaagcgaaaaacccaaccacacgtcatagatctatgtccccaaacatccacaaaaaaaccacttcaacagacgagcaggcaaaataatcaaaccgataggtttgttaagttttacataaaacgccatatatttggtgacagttcttgtactattaaagaagagagagactgatgacagtgaagattgtgaagagagataCAATTAGGATTTTTAATCTATTTTCTTCGCTTGTATATTTTTTCCTGTGGCTGAAATATAATCTAATatttgtaaaacgccaagataccacaaacggcaaaatgtatataaaaataatagaacaatgggccatcttgtttaaaacgccttgaaaaaaCGCCATTTAGATAGATTCCTGACCACCCTGGGGTTCCAATGGCATAAGATttgaaaaacgccataaacgccaaaaatGTTAATACGATGAAACCActaaacgccattaattattgaatttggttaacgccaaaaatcttaaaccccaaaaaataaaacaatattgggaaaagcggaactagaaaagcagaagatgaaaggacaaaaaagcccctcttcccttctctatgccgcgtgacacgtattgggccaggatgcgttctcaccgttctcacacttttgagcgttttctcctgatcccgtttatatatatatatatatataggcccaTCCTCACACCCGCTTACATGTACGCCTACGTGGCGGAACATCCTTTGAGAACTACCCTTCTCCACACCGAGTAGTCTAAAACCATGTGCAATGGGAGGGGGAAGACCCTTGGGCATTTTACACCATGTGGTGGTCCAGTCAACATGTGGgcattgtggggcattatgttaaaatgGGTGTAGTAGGGCCTGAAATCTTGCGATAATTAAATATTCTAATAGAattaactaaaaaataaaaaaaacataaaaaaatgctATTGGCCAAAGAAACAAGTAAAGGCGTTAAAAAAGGACGGCCCAccacttttttttcaaaaaaaaaaaacacactagGGCGGTTCCGAGACGTGTTtgagcgtttttttttttttttttttttgagaaaaaacGCCAAAATAACCCCACCACGGACCACcttctgttttgtttgtttttttttttttaaaggctAGCTAGTTTAATACACGTCTGTTGGACGGCTTACGCTAACAACGTAACAAACAAAGATAATGTATATTGAGGGTGTTCGGGAACgcttctccttttcttcttttccaTATCCATGTTTGATTTGTTTTAAAGGATCGGTTTATGAATTCATTGAGGTAAGTGATTAAATCAGAAATCTTGAACTGGAGGGTCACATATAAGACCTATATTTGCTAGATGGAGATATGAGATGAATTTCACTTGATTTGAGTTTTTCTTTTTAGCCGATTGATTATCCTTTATAAATACATCTCTTTGTTCCTAAAAAAAATCTCATGTacttatatatttttgtaaagAAATTGTATAAAGTGAAAATTCTTAATTAAGTTAAATGTTTACTAATAAAGTAATGAGATAATAAcagaaaaaaaactaaaattctTATACACAATTACACATTTTGACGTTAATCAATTTGTAATAAGATAAAGTAGAAAAAAAAGTAAATAATAAATTAAAGGTTCTAGAGCATGAGCTATGAACATAGTAAAGCCATACTAAGACAGACGGTATGGGGGCCGGTTGAGGCCCGGCTTGGCCCGGCACCGGTCCTCCACACCACCCCCATAGGTCGGCTAGTCCTTTCCGTCACCCACTAGCCGGACTCGCCGTGCCTcccttctctcacatatacctatacatacatacatacatacatacatacatacatacatacatacatacatacatacatacatacatacatacatacatacatacatacatacatacatacatacatacatacatacatacatacatacatacgtacgtacatacgtacatacgtacatacatacgtacacacACACGTACACACACGTACACACACACGTACACACACACCTACACACACACGTACACACACacgtacacacacacacacgtacacacacacacgtacacacacacacacacatacatacataaaggggttcatcccccaccccctaggtccatccccttcaAGCCCCTCCTACATGGCGGTaacgtggcggcccatccccttggggatgaggcTCTCATACCCTCGAGTCTAAGTGCAGGCACTTATTTCCTAAATATGTGAGcctttaaaagtaaaataatgaaaagggtaaaagtcaaacttttgagTTATCTGGCTTCCCTCTACTTCTATTTGCCTTCTCAACAAACTTACAGAGGTCGTCGCCGGCTTCCCGGAAAAGTTCAAAACAGTCTATTttcaatattttttttaactGTAACTACTCTACATGGTTCTACACTTGATGAGGGTTGGTTTCGAAAGTTTAAAAGGGGCGATTACAAAATTTCATGGGGTGCGCTCGGGATTTTCGCAAACGAATAACACTATATAATTTTTTTTCCAAGGGGTGCGCCCGTCCCCTGGTGTAATAATGTGAGGTTCAACTCTTGATGCGGTTGCACAATATTATACAACTTAATTGTAACTTGTAAGGCttcatattttttaaaataacTTTCGAAAATGTAGAAATAATGAAAACAATTCAAAATACAAACATACAATAATAAATCAGGAACAATAGTAGACAAAGTATGTATATGATATTTACcgtaaataaaattaaatataataatcaaaacaattttttatcaaaattaaactaaataTTTTACAGTTGTTTGTATTTGGTCTTCTTCTACACATCTTATCTTCTTATTCACTCTCATTTTTCTCCAAAATACAAAAAATACATAAGCAAAATCAAATCTCCACCCCTTTTATTGGACCACATAGTGAAAATTGCAGACAACATTTaagacttaggggctgtttggtaggctctgaatggtcattaagaggctacctcttaatggaactaTTAAGAATTTTATCagtgagaaggtagaagaatgtgacatgtgatgatttaccattcagaggctacctcttaaccattcagacttgaggttacctcttattcattcagaggttttaaaccattaagaggtagcatctgaatgatcattaagaggctaccaaacaaccccaTAGTCTAAGGTTGACTAACACCACACTGTTCATATCCCGCCACGTGTTTCCTTGATCCGTCATTACCGTTCACAATCAAATGAACAACTCTTCACCACGTGACCATTCGTTGAAAGTTTACTCCCATTGTTACATCATCACATCATCTTcctcttcaaaaaaaaaaaaatcacatcaTCTTCCTCTACAAATTTTACAAACCCTAACCTCCGTACACACAGATCGAAGATGAAACTTAATCCAGACAGACTGGACGATCTTCACCAGTCGCTGCAaccgccaccaccatcgtcgGACACTGCAACAATCGATCATGACGGCTTGAAATCCAAAACGACGTCGTTCATGAGAATTATCGAAGAAGAATGCAATTCATAAAGTATTTCATCAGTCGACAACAATAGCGACCATCAGTGATGCTCAGAGTCCAAACACATATGATTCAATTTCCTGTTTTTTACAAAATATTATTTGAGAACAGGACAAATATTAACAATACTATCATAGGAATAAAAAAATGTAATCTAAAATTAACTATAAAAATTGTACTTACCTCAGCCGATTCATATGTAGGTTTACACATTTATCGGGCAAACGATGGAGGGAGGAAGAGGATAGCAAAGATGGAAGGACCACATGGATGCAACCTGAAAGGAAGAAAAAAAGAAATAAGAAAGGTGGACTTGAGAAATAGCCGCAATTGATGGGCAGGTATGAAGCTTACTTTAACATTCTTATCCTTTGCTGCATCTTGAATGTTCTGTTCCATGCCCACTGACTATAATATCCCCAATTAGGTTTTATTAGTTGTAGTTTTTTATGGTCAAGAATGATTATATATAAACACATGTATAACTGCTTATTTGCTAAAAATTAGGAAGGTGGAGAACATGGGCCATTTATTTACActatgttcccgagtttcatttaacaaGGGAGGAGAAAGGAATTAAAAGGAAGAGAGTAAAAAATGTGTTCCAGATATTTTTTTAGGAAGGGAAGTGGTGAGAAAAGAAAGGAAACAAGGGGATGATTGATGCAAATATTCATCCTCCCAATTTGGAGAGATTTGATGAGAAAAGATTATTATAAATCTTAGACTTTTTTAAATTTCCTAAATTACCCTCTAATTCATTATAAAtaaactttcttttcttttcctcccAACTCGGGAACACATAAAATGTTTAATTTCCTTTaatttccttttcttttcattAAACTCGGGAACACGAATATAATCACATCTTTTCCTTTCCATTCCCTTATAATTCCCCTTCCTTTCTCTTCTATCGTTAAATGAAACTCGAGAACAGTGTTAGGGTAACTAAAAAGTGAATAAAAACCACTGTGAGGAGCAGTTGTTGAGATTATGGGCAGGAAAAGGAGAAACTAACTACCCACTAAAAATCGATAAAAACTAACACCATTACCCAGATTTGTAGGAGTAGTTGTTGAGATCTTGGGTAGGAAAAGGTGGAACTAACCACCCACTAAAAATTGATAAAAACTGCTTTAAACCGCTGTCATAGCGGTTAATTTTGGGAGTTTATACGGCCCAGATTTAATCTCAGCATAATCGAACGGATGATATTGATTTCAAAGGTAACTTccacttaatgggttccataAATTACcctatatattaaattttgaaGTTAATGAACAGTAAAATAAGAAATAGTATCGGGTACTGGTATCGGTATCCGCTTTTATCAAATAGGGTGTATTTTCGGTAacggttcggcaccggtattcaccgatttttacccttaaataccggtgttgtaccggtaccgaaccgtaccaggtatattcggtaccggtatatatttttggggatttcggtaacggtattttcggtaccggttggtaccgagctcatcaaatcctgtagcaacgtagcaatgcaagtaattgcacagtttagattacttttcatgcacacagtaagtaaactgtatttcgtttgaatgagattaattttatatacacaacttattttgttttattttttttgtcttttttctgtaatgaatgaattgtagcatgtaaaattaacttgaatatttagattattgatgaggaaatcgtatcaaatcctgtaatcaaaccggtatcgtatcggtaccaaatttactataccaaatcattttcggtaccaatttggtacccaccttttggcgttttcagaattgttactttcggttcgacaccgctctagcaccatacctgtatttattgatttttaccttcaaataccacaccgtattgtaccgagcattttcggtgccggtacctaattttgataattttccggatcggtactttcggtgccgttacaggtaccgagctcatccatattttaacgtgttagcaccgtaataactaaaTTGAAAACTACCGAATTTCCAACGTATAGGAcatgtgggtcctattattatatattgggttatttaaaatcgttttctTTAGGACGGAGTGACCATCCTTACaacgtcatttttatttatgttttgatattcggtatttGCTGCTGATACGTGTTTTACAGAcattgggtccccgccgcaacgcgcgggcggaaAATTAACTAGTATATATTAAAAACCCATTATACATACACCCAAACGGCCAAGAGCTGGCCCAGGCCAAAATTACATATATAGATTTAGAAAAGTTAAAACTATACCGTCTATCCCAATCAAACGATTCAATCTTTGACCGATGTTTGATCCATAGGTATCCTAATGTTTTCACTTCTCTCGTAATATTTCCCATCGTAATATTTCCCAGGTCTAGGTTTTTAGACTTGAAAATTACTTCATTTCTCGTTCACCATATCAACCAGCACGCAAGAAGTATCACTGTTCTAATCAACCGTTGCTTCAGCAGGGAGGTATCCCCGCCTCCATGTATTGAGTTTCAATGGCGTTTGATTGCCCCCAATAAAACCTCTTTGTGTTCCAAGGTATTTACTATCCATTCACTGCAATTATTATTAATCTTACCTGTTTCTTTGTTGACAAGGCAATGGCGATTAAGCAAAGGGTTTTCAAAATCAGTCCTAGCCAAGTGAGACCCTTTTCTTTTCTCTGTTATTTTCACTCAGACATTTTGTCGAACACCTTTCGTGCATTATTATTATTGAAAACTAATACTATTTGGGTTTTGTTAGGATGAAAGTTGTGATCCGCGGTCCAAATCTGCTGCTTTTGATCGAGCCAGTGAGTTGCAAGCAAGCCTCCCATCTCAGCTACCGAGTTTCATTAAGTCTATGCTTCCTTCACAAGTTACTCGTTGCTTTTGGCTGGTAACTTCTTTActttatcatcaaaatataataatagttataactcataatcatcatcatcagggCCGGTCATGAGAATTCATGtacctgttcgagctcgaaaaaacgtgcccttaggtcttaactaaataaaaaatttaaactaTTTTTCATATAACTTTGAGCCGTTGACAAAAATATAACATtcgataaacaatgcaattaacaaaatacaaaatatagtTTAAACAATATGATCGAAGATTCGAAGGCCTGTTCCTGTGCGACGTTTCATTACCCAGTCCCGGATGAAAGAGTTGCCGCccaaaattgtttttttattagtttttagaaaatatttGGGTATTGGGCTTACTAACCTAATGGGCTAAATAGTTTAAACAATATGATTTCTTTTAAGTGGGCATATGTTAATATTTTTTGGttataccctattaaaaaaacttttttttacatatataatatcggattttttttttaaaaattacgTGCCCTACGAAATCACGAGCCCTGTTCGGTTGTCCTCCCCGCCCTCCTTCAGGGCCGGctctgatcatcatcatcatactcagtaaatcccaccagtAGCAAAGCTAAgttagggtctgaggagggtagatgtagacagccttacctctatccGGTAGGAATAGACCAGTGAGacccggctcgattgtagttttgtatcaattCTTGGACCTAAGACAAATAACACTCAAACAATCGAGACAGagactgattggtgcatgtaaccccgtgtctttcagctatcaacgtcaccacatgatgcatgattaaccatccgccggttttaacgttattttcacgaaattagtaaaataacgttaaagttagtaccatttcacttttgcccccgagcgcccacacatatatacattatatgtgcacaccgcAAGCGGGGCATTTTAACTCATAATAAGCAATATGAAAATCTTGTGATTTAACCAGGGACTTCCCAAGAGATTCTGTGATTTACATATGCCAAAACATGATGAAACAATTGTGTTGGTGGATGAAGATGACCAAGAATTCAACACAAAGTATCTTGCTCACAAAACTGGATTAAGTGGCGGCTGGGGAGGCTTTGCAAATGCTCATAAACTGCTTCCAGGAGATGCTCTAGTTTTTCAACTGATTGACCACTGGAAATTTAGGGTATATCACCCATTTTTATTACAATATTCACTAATGAAAAGTTTAATTTTTTAAATTGTTATTTGTAGGTCTACATTGTAAGGGTATGCGGCAGTAGTCTGAATGAAACCGATGGGGCGCTTGGGCTATTAAACTTGGTTTCTTGTAAGTTGCTTTAAACATAATTATCGTTATATGAAGATAACCTGTTAGAAGGGTTCCCGAGGCTGTAGCCTTAGTCAGTATGTGTAATTCTGTATGCTTATCAAGTACACTTGCTCATAGTGtagtgtgtgctagagagagtagggctggcaaatcgtgtcttaagGGGTTTAACAGGTCTCTGACGACGCGAACAACACATGTTCTAAACATGAATATGACTCATTTAACTAATTGGGTTTTAGGATTAAGGGGGAGATTGAAGGTGATAATCCTAAAACGTGTTTAAAGAAAGATAGCCGTGGGCCAAAGTGATAGTTTTGTTAAATTATAAGTTTGAATTATCTAGTAAGTTTagattagtttgaaagttttatttaaattagagtaaattgccaaaatcgtccataAGGTTTGGGCctgtttgccattttcatccaaaacaacttttttgtacaatatagtccttcacatttgggattttttgccattttcatccaaacatctaatttactttattttttctattaaaTTATTAGCATGTTTATCTGGTTTTTTTAAATGTCTAGAAGATAGGAGTATGAGTTTGAGTAGGTTTAGGAAGTTATTTATTATAAATAGATGGGTAGGGTCCATGTATTTTTGTTGGGTCAAGAGTTATAATAAACATGAAGAGTCGATCTTAGTTGAGAATTTTGTGTTCGTGTCCTTGGTCCAATGTCTATAACACAGTTGTATGTTTTATATATCAAGAAGGAAAAATGATGGATCCTAACAttctaattttaattatttttaaaaaaagtgaaaaatcTCATGGTGTACTTTTCAATAAACAAGTCTAATCTTGTCTTACACAGGTGTAAACAAGCTCaaaggctcgagagctactcgtgatcaaCTTGGTTAAAAGCTTGAACGAGCCGAGCTTTAACGAGCCAGCGTTCGAGCCTGAAATACAGCTCGTTTAGTCATAGTTTTAAAAAACGGCTGATGCGTGCGCCTCAAGGCGTGCCTTGAGGCGAAACGCCCAAAAAACGattctgaggcgcgcctcaggggGTTTATGTTGTACATGTgcctcagaggggctgaggcgctaaaAAGGCTGCGCCTCAGGTGTGCCTCAGGGGTTTTTGAtacttgtttttgatgtttttgaatttttgtgtcaatttcaagcaatttatgtctttttatgtgtgtttttgatcattttgatgattttgatggtgaatttagttagtattattatttttttaagatatataatttttatatttattttttaattccgcctcggttcgcctcgaggcttacacctcgtgaggcgaagggaaaacgcctcaaaactcgtttccgttcttttaaaccttggGTTTAGTTattgagcccgagctcgagcctgaaatacaaagctcatTTAGGCTCTCGCAAGCCTAGACGAGCCCAAACaaaattttcgttttttttatatataatataataataacgATGACAACATTGGCGAAACACGCTCGAGCCGAACTTTGGCTCGTTTAAGTGATATTGAAGCCAGCTCGAGCCAAGCTTTTAGCCCGtttgaggttgttctcaaaatagctcgagctcgagctttgggttttactcgcaagccgagctcgagcttgagcttCATAAAAATAggacgagccgagctcgagtctAGTCGGGCTAGGGTTCGGCCCGGCCCGTTTACACCTCTAATTGCCAGCCTGAGAGGGGGGGGTTGTAAGGGGGATAAGTAGGCTGAATAAGGCCCAATGGGCTGATTCAGACGTTGAGCCCAATACAAGGGATACATCATCTATGAATAAGCTATAAATTAGACAAAGTTTAGACGATTGTATGTATTAAAACACACTCATAAAATGGATTGAAGATGCCATGATTACCGTTTCCAAATATGATATACTTTTATTTAACTGAATTTCCCTCTTGAACTTGATCAGATGGACATCAAAACAAAAATGTTGAAGACTCAAAGAATCTTCAGAAAGCCGAGGATATGGATATTGATTTACGTAAACAAAATGTTGAAGAAAACAGTTTAGTAGTGTTTGATCAATCAGAATACAACAATGACTATGCAGATTCACCAGTTTCCGAAGGACTCAGATTCTCACAATCTGTTCTCCAGTTCAAGGAAATCAAGAACATTGATGATTTCAGTATCGTTGTGGACGGATTAATCATAGATTCTGAGATACCGAAACATTTTCAAATCAAATACTATGATTTATGTCATAGTCAAAAGACGTATCTTCATGAAAACCTCTTGAAAGGTCTCAATGTAAAACTAGCAGCTGGGGTAATTCTTGAAACCGTTACAATCGCTGACGCAATCAGAGCTTGTAAAGTCGGCATTACTCGTGATGATTTTGACATATGGGATAGAACCCTTAAAGCCTTTGAAGAGATGGGTATGAAAGTCGGGTTTTTAAGAGGTCGGATTAGTAAGCTTGTCGGGCTTTTGTTTGACTCGAACAAGCTTTTGGAAGCCAAAAAGAATGA comes from the Helianthus annuus cultivar XRQ/B chromosome 4, HanXRQr2.0-SUNRISE, whole genome shotgun sequence genome and includes:
- the LOC110938250 gene encoding B3 domain-containing protein Os01g0234100, with the translated sequence MAIKQRVFKISPSQDESCDPRSKSAAFDRASELQASLPSQLPSFIKSMLPSQVTRCFWLGLPKRFCDLHMPKHDETIVLVDEDDQEFNTKYLAHKTGLSGGWGGFANAHKLLPGDALVFQLIDHWKFRVYIVRVCGSSLNETDGALGLLNLVSYGHQNKNVEDSKNLQKAEDMDIDLRKQNVEENSLVVFDQSEYNNDYADSPVSEGLRFSQSVLQFKEIKNIDDFSIVVDGLIIDSEIPKHFQIKYYDLCHSQKTYLHENLLKGLNVKLAAGVILETVTIADAIRACKVGITRDDFDIWDRTLKAFEEMGMKVGFLRGRISKLVGLLFDSNKLLEAKKNERRVMNKKLCDIRDVIKNLDVEIETLKLTGGKNLESVFCKEANAPW